The DNA window GCCAGGGCGCGTTCGCGTGCGCGCGCGCCGAGCCGCGCCAGCAGTTCGCGATCATCATCCAGCCGCGCCAGCACTCGCGCCAACGACGCCGCACTGCGCGGTTCCACATGCAGTCCGTCATCGCCATCGCAACTGACCACCTCGCGGCAGCCGGGCAGATTGGTAGTCACCAGCGCCACGCCGCAGGCACCGGCCTCGATCAGGCTCTTCGGCACCCCTTCGCGGTAGTAGCTGGGCAGGGCCATCACATCCACGCTGCGCAACAGCGCCGGCATGTCATCGACATGGCCCAGCCAGTTCAACACGCCTTTGTCGTGCCAGCTCTGGATTTCCGCGCCGTCGACCGAATGCGGATTGCCGGGATCCGGTTGCCCGGCCAGCAGGAATTCGATGTCGCGCCCCTGCCCTTTGAGCATCAGCGCGGCGTCGATGTATTCGTGGATGCCCTTCTCGCGCAGCAGGCGCGCGGCCAGCAGCACGCGCAAAGGCCTGCGCGGGCCGCCGGTCTCGCGTTGGCGGAAGCGCGCGATGTCGACCCCGGAGCTGCGGATCAGGCGGATCTGTCGGGCCGGCGCAAGGCGTGCGCTTTCGAAGGCGGCGGCATCGTCCGGGTTCTGCAGGATCACCCGCGAGCGTTCGCCGCCGAGGGCGCCGCGCATCAAGGCGGACACCAATGGACGCAGCAGGCGCGCCTTGGGTTGCTCGCTGGCGAACACATACCCCAACCCGGTCACCGCGTTGACGGTGGCCGGCACTCCGGCGGCGCGCGCGGCCAGCGCGCCGTACACGGCGCATTTCAGGGTGAAGCTGTGCAGCAGCTGCGGACGTTCTTCGCGCAGCAACTGCACCAGCCGCAGCATCGTGCCGGCTTCGCGCAGCGGATTGAGGCTGGCGCGTTGCATCGGCAACGGCAGCCAGCGCACACCGTGGCGCTCGAAGCGTCCGCCAAAGTCACCGGGCGGCGACACCATCACGACGTCGATGCCCATGGATTGCAGTTGCAGCGCGGTGGAAAGACGGAAGTTGTACAGATACCAGTCGGTGTTAGCGAACAGGATGAATTTCATGCAATGCGCCGTGGGGGACGTTCCGCCGATTCTAGGCGTGCCCCTCGCGCAAACCGTTCACGCGCTCACCACTTCCCCGACGCCACGCTCAGACAAATGAAAAGGGCGACCCGTTCGGGCCGCCCTTTTCTTCTTGCTGTCACACAGGCTTGTCGCGATTTTTACTTGGCGTAGCTGTTGGTGTTGACTGTAATCGCGGTTGCCGTGCTGACCTTGGCCACATGCGCGCCGTTGCCCTGGTTGCCGGCGACCAGCCCGGTCATCGAGACCAGCGGGTTGAGCACCGTGTTCACCCCATGCAGGCGGGTGTTGTTGTTGCGCGAGATGTTGCCGCCGAACTGGTAGTTCTTGGTTTCGCTGCCGAAGTTGGTGCCCAGCAGGTAGTTGTGGCGGATCGTGTTGCCGGTGATGGTGCCGCCGTCCGGGCCGATGGTCAGGATGCCGTTGCCACCGTTGTACTCGATGGTGCAGCTCTTGACCGTGACGCCGGCGACGCGCTTGTAGACCAGGATGCCGTTGCCGGCATTCTTGCGGATCAGGCAGTTCTCGATATGCACCGTCGAGGTGCTGCGGCCGTCGTTGGCATCCGGCTCGATATCGATGCCGCATTCAGGGGCGATGCCCTTGCTGGCGCTGAACTCGCTGTCGTACACCTTGACGTTGGTGGCGCAGCCGATGGTCAGACCCTGGCGGCGGTTGCCGGTGGACACCACGTTGTCGATGATGATGTCGTCGCAGGGAATGGTCGGCGCGCCGGTCACCATGGCGCCGCCGATGGAGATGCCATCGCCGAAGCACTTGGAGATGTGGATGTCGCGCACGGTCACCTTGGTCGAACCGCGGACCATGATGCCGTGGCCCCATTCACCGGTGGTGCCCAGGTGGTTGTCGCGGTCGCCGATGATCTGGCCGCCGGAGATCTCCACGTTGGTGACCTTGTAGACCATCAGCACGTAAGCGCGTTCCTGGTTGTTGCGCTTGGCCCGCAGGATCGCGCCCGGCTGCAGCTGCAGGTGCATATTGCTGCGCAGGCGGACATTGCGGACCGGGTCGATCACGTAGTTGCCGGCCGGCACCACGACCGTGCCGCCGGCGGCCGGCAGCGCGTTGACCGCGGCCTGGAAGGCGGTGGTGTCGTCATTGGCGCCATTGCCCAGCGCGCCGTAGTTGCGCACGTTGAGCGAAGCGGTGCCGCGGGTACGTGCGGCGGGGGTGTAAGCGGCGAACGCCTTCGGGATGCCGATGGTGTACATGGCGGCCGGGACGGCCAGCATCAAAGTGTTGCGCAGAAAATCGCGCCGAGGCTTCCCTGCCTCGTGTGAGGAGCACACGAGTGCATTGCTGTTCACTGATTCAAACCCCTGTCGGTCGAGTCCCCAAGTGGGGGACATGAAGAGAACGTCACGGAAGCCGCGACGGACCGAACTATAGGGGATGACGAGCGCGTGAC is part of the Pseudoxanthomonas indica genome and encodes:
- a CDS encoding glycosyltransferase family 4 protein, with product MKFILFANTDWYLYNFRLSTALQLQSMGIDVVMVSPPGDFGGRFERHGVRWLPLPMQRASLNPLREAGTMLRLVQLLREERPQLLHSFTLKCAVYGALAARAAGVPATVNAVTGLGYVFASEQPKARLLRPLVSALMRGALGGERSRVILQNPDDAAAFESARLAPARQIRLIRSSGVDIARFRQRETGGPRRPLRVLLAARLLREKGIHEYIDAALMLKGQGRDIEFLLAGQPDPGNPHSVDGAEIQSWHDKGVLNWLGHVDDMPALLRSVDVMALPSYYREGVPKSLIEAGACGVALVTTNLPGCREVVSCDGDDGLHVEPRSAASLARVLARLDDDRELLARLGARARERALADFDERVVIRKTCDVYGELLPMPTLEAA
- a CDS encoding right-handed parallel beta-helix repeat-containing protein, translated to MLAVPAAMYTIGIPKAFAAYTPAARTRGTASLNVRNYGALGNGANDDTTAFQAAVNALPAAGGTVVVPAGNYVIDPVRNVRLRSNMHLQLQPGAILRAKRNNQERAYVLMVYKVTNVEISGGQIIGDRDNHLGTTGEWGHGIMVRGSTKVTVRDIHISKCFGDGISIGGAMVTGAPTIPCDDIIIDNVVSTGNRRQGLTIGCATNVKVYDSEFSASKGIAPECGIDIEPDANDGRSTSTVHIENCLIRKNAGNGILVYKRVAGVTVKSCTIEYNGGNGILTIGPDGGTITGNTIRHNYLLGTNFGSETKNYQFGGNISRNNNTRLHGVNTVLNPLVSMTGLVAGNQGNGAHVAKVSTATAITVNTNSYAK